Within Streptomyces sp. NBC_00704, the genomic segment ACGGTCTCCATGACCTCCTCGACCAGCTTCGGGTCGGCCCACGGCAGCGGCGAGTACGCGCCCATGCCGCCCGTGTTGGGGCCCTCGTCGCCGTCGAGCGCGCGCTTGAAGTCCTGGGCGGGTTGCAGCGGGACGACCGTCACACCGTCGGTGATCGCGAAGAGGGAGACCTCCGGACCGTCGAGGAACTCCTCGATGACCACTCGGTCGCAGGCGGCCGCGTGCGCCGCGGCGGCCTCCAGGTCGTCGGTGACGACGACGCCCTTGCCGGCGGCCAGACCGTCGTCCTTGACGACGTACGGCGCCCCGAACGCGTCCAGGGCCTCGGCCGCCTCTTCCGGGGTGGTGCAGACGTAGGAGCGGGCGGTCGGCACACCGGCCGCCGCCATCACGTCCTTGGCGAACGCCTTGGAGCCCTCCAGCTGCGCGGCCTCCTTCGAGGGGCCGAACACCGGGATGCCCGCCTCGCGCACGGCGTCGGCGACCCCGGCGACCAGCGGCGCCTCCGGGCCCACGACGACCAGTTCGGCGCCGAGTTCGACGGCCAGCGCGCGGACGGCCGCGCCGTCCAGGGCGTCGACCCGGTGCAGCTCGGCGACCTCGGCGATGCCGGCGTTGCCGGGCGCGCAGTGCAGCGCGGTGACGGCGGGGTCGAGGGACAGTGAGCGGCACAGGGCGTGTTCGCGGGCGCCGCTGCCGATGACGAGGACGTTCACGGGGTCAGCCTAGCCGCCGCGGGGCGGGACGCTTTGTGCGGGCCGCCGAGAGACGGTCGCCCGGTCTCCTGTGCGTTCCTCCAACTCCGGCCGCCGGGCGGGCCGGCGCTGCCCGCGCTACTCGTTGGTGAACTCCTCCACCACGGTCGCTCCCAGCTCACGCACGATCAGCTCGTAACCGGAGAGAGCGGACTCGTTGAGGTCGGGATCGTCGTCCTCGGCGGTGTCGTCCTCGGGGGCCACCGGATCCGGGGCCGGCGGGCGGGACGGGCCGGATGCGGAACCGGCGGAACCGCCGTGGGCCGGGGACTGCGGCGACGCCGGGGCGGGTCTGTGCCGGTCCGGGCCGCTCCCGGCCGGTCCCGACGCCTGCGGCGAGGAGTAGGAGGAGGAGGCCGACGGACCCGCCGCCCCGGCGTCGCCGTGACCGCCGTAGCCGCCGCCGGAAGAGGCGGAACCGCCCGGGCCGCCGCCGTAGCCGCCGGGCCCGCCGGTCGTCCCTGCCCCGCCGGGAGCGCCTGCGCCGAAGCCGCCCCCGCCGCCGCCGAACCCGCCGGAGGGCGACGGACCCGAACCGCCGGACGGGTCGACGACCGCGTCGATCTTCCACTGGACATTGAACTGCTCGGCCAGCGCCTGCCGCAGCACGTCCTCGCTGCCGCTGCTCGCGAAGTTGTCGCGGGCGCCGGCGTTGACGAAGCCGATCTGGAGGGTGGTGCCGTCGAAGCCGGCGACATGGGCGTTCTGGCTGAGCAGGATCCAGGTGAAGCGACGCCTGTTCTTGACGGCTTCGAGGATGTTCGGCCAGAGCATGCGGGGATCGGGACCGCCGGAGGGCGGCGCGTACCCGGCGGGCGCGGGCGCGGCCGCCGGCGACGAGGGCGCGGGGGCCGCCGCCGGTGCGGAGGCCGGGGGGCCCGGCTGGGGGGCGGGGGCCGGGCCCGCCGGGGGCCGTCCGCCGCCGCCCGCGGGCGTGGCCGTGGGCCAGCCGCCGGGTCGCCGCCCGCCGCCGGCCGCCGTCGCGGTGGGCCAGGCGCCCGGAGCGGGCTGGGCGGGAGCCACGTCGGCGGGCGCTGCCGCCTGGACCGCGGGAGCCGGTGCGGGGGCGGGGGCGGCCGCGGGTGCGGACGGGTGCGCCGGAGGGGGCGCGTGAGAAGCGGCCGCGGGCTGGTCGGGCGCGGGCGTCACCGCCGGTCCGACGGGGGAAGGCGCGGCCCCCTGCCCCGGTCCCTGACCTGGCGCCTGCCCAGGCCCCTGGCCCCGCACCGCGGCGCGGGCCGCGGCGGCTCCGCCGCCCGGCGGGATCGACGCGCCGTCGGCCATGGCGGCGCCGCCGTGGGCCTGCGGCCCGGGCACGTACCCCATCGCCGGCATGGCGGGCGCCGCCTGCGCGGGCTGCCCTGACACGGCCCCGCCCGCCGAGAAGTTCACGCCGCGCTCGATGCGGTCGAGGCGGGCCATGACGGACCGCTCGTCCCCGTAGGCGGCGGGCAGCATCACGCGCGCGCAGATCAGTTCCAGCTGGAGGCGGGGCGAGGTCGCGCCGCGCATCTCGGTGAGGCCCTCGTTGACCAGGTCGGCGGCCCGGCTCAGCTCGGCGGCGCCGAAGACGCCGGCCTGGGCCTGCATCCGCTCGATGACGTCGGCCGGGGCGTCGATCAGCCCCTTCTCCGCGGCGTCGGGGACGGCGGCCAGGATGACGAGGTCCCGCAGCCGCTCCAGCAGGTCGGCGACGAACCGCCGGGGGTCGTTGCCCCCCTCGATGATCCGGTCGACGACCTCGAAGGCCGCGGCCCCGTCTCCCGTCGCGAAGGCCTCGACGACGGAGTCGAGCAGGGAGCCCTCCGTGTAACCGAGGAGGGAGGTCGCCATGGCGTATGTCACACCCGCGTCGCTCGCGCCGGCGAGCAGCTGGTCCATGACGGACATGGAGTCACGCACGGACCCCGCGCCGGAGCGCACGACGAGCGGCAGCACCGCCTCGTCGACGGGGATGCCCTCCTGCCGGCACACCTCGCCCAGGTACTCCCGCAGCGTGCCCGGCGGAACGAGCCGGAACGGGTAGTGGTGCGTCCGCGACCGGATGGTCCCGATGACCTTCTCGGGCTCGGTGGTGGCGAAGATGAACTTCAGATGCTCCGGCGGCTCCTCGACGACCTTGAGCAGGGCGTTGAAGCCGGCCGACGTGACCATGTGGGCCTCGTCGATGATGTAGATCTTGTAGCGGCTGCGGGCGGGCCCGAAGAACGCCTTTTCCCGCAGGTCACGGGCGTCGTCCACGCCTCCGTGCGAAGCGGCGTCGATCTCGATGACGTCGATGGAGCCCGGCCCGTTCCTGGCCAGGTCCTTGCACGACTCGCACTCACCGCACGGCGTCGGCGTGGGGCCCTGCTCGCAGTTCAGGCATCGCGCCAGGATGCGCGCGCTGGTGGTCTTCCCGCACCCACGCGGACCGCTGAACAGGTACGCGTGATTGACCCGGTTGTTCCGCAGCGCCTGCTGCAGCGGGTCGGTGACATGCTCCTGCCCGATGACCTCGGCGAACGACTCCGGGCGATAGCGGCGGTACAGCGCGAGAGACGACACGCATACGAGGTTATAGGCGACCGCTGACATCGGACCCACGCCCGGCTCCCGCCGCCCCGCCCGCCCGGCCCCGGGAACGCAAGCGCCCCCCACGCACCCGCCAGAGCCGACCTACCCTTGCTGCCTTCCGGCCCTGGGGGAGTTCAGTCAGATAGCGCCGCGTGAGGGGCTCCGCACAGGCTACAGGATCCGAGCGGGGGGAACGAGTTCGCGAGCACTCCTCAACGTCTTGTATTGTTTGCCGCGGAGGATTCGCCTAGTGGCCTAGGGCGCACGCTTGGAAAGCGTGTTGGGGGCAACCCCTCACGAGTTCGAATCTCGTATCCTCCGCCAGTGCCTCACCGGGCACGATGTCGAAGGGCCCCACCGTTCGCGGTGGGGCCCTTCGACGTGTGTGGTTGCAGTTCTGGTTGCATTTATAGGCGACATTCAGAACATCTCGACAGACGTGCAGACGCACGCCCCGCGCCCCCGGCGGGCAGTTGGCACCGACCTGCATTGCGGAGGTCCTATGGAACTTGGCGGTGTCGCGGCGGTTGCCGACGGCCAGGACACACCATCAGCTGACGGTCCTCAGCGGAGTGGACAACGCGGTACTCGCCGTACCCGGCCAGGGAAGTGATGGCCCTCAACGAGCAGATCGCCGAGTCGGACAAGCCCGTCGAAGGCCGGTTTCGCGAACACGAACTCGCTGACAGTCCAGAGCCGCCGCGGCATCGGCACCGTCCTGGGCGCGGAGTTCCTCGCGGCCGTCGGCGGCGGCTGGGAGGAGTTCGCCTCGCCGGACGTCCTGGCGGCCTTCGTCTGCGTCGCTCCCACGCCCCGGGACTCGTGTCACGGCCTCGGGTCGACTGCGACCTCGCCGGAAACGTTCCATGTCGAGGCCAGCCAGGTCAGGTCGTCTCCGGCCTGGCGGCGGGACGCCCGCTCGCGCGAGAACAGCTCCTCGGTCTTCGTCAGCACCAGCGTATAAGGACGTCCCTGGCGCCTGGTCTGATGGTCTACGGGCAGCTCGGCCGTGTCGATCCGGCTGTGCACGTGCCGCCGCCCGTCCTTCGCCAGCGGCCACTCCAGCGTCCGCCGCGACCGGGAGCCGAGAAACGCGCCCAGGGTGCCGCACAGCTCGCAGCCGCACCCTGCTGTCCATGCCACCGACCAGTCATCCGGGGCGCGCGGCGCCCGTCGCACGAGCGCGCCGAGCCGGTCCCCGCACTCCCGTACCACCGCTGCGAGCCCCGCCGCCCGGGACTCGCCCTCCGTTTGTTCCTGCGCCGCGTGGCGCAGCAGCGGCAGCAGGCACTCCAGGACCGTGTCCGGGCAGGAACGCAACTGCCGCCATGATCGGGCCGTGCAGCTTCGTGTCGGCCGCTTCCAGGATGCGCAGCAGCGGCAGGCTCAGCCGTTCCACCTGTGCGCGGCGGATCTCGGCCGGCCCGGTGCCGGTCCACAGCCGCAGCCGCAGCTCACCGTCCACCTGGGCCCAGGCCCGGCGGACAGCAGCTGCGCCACCGCCGGACTCCGGGCGGAGCACAGCGCCGCGCCCAGCTGGGGAAGCCGCTCGGTCCAGCCGTACCGGTGTTCCTCGAAGCGGTTCTGCGCGCCACCGAGCCAGCCCTCGGCGACCTGGCCCAGCCAACCGGACCATACGCACCTTCAGCGGCCTGGAAACTCGGCCCGCCCCACCTCGATGCCTGGTGTCACCTGCGGGACGGCGAGCGCGATTTCACCGTCTCCCGGATCCGCAGCGTCCTGCCCGAGCGAAAGAGAATAACAGTATCGACAGAGATAGTATCTCCATCGATACTGTTCCTGTCGGGAGGTTCGTCATGCATCGTTTCATCGGGCGGGGCCGCGAGCTGAACGCGCTCGGCAACGCCTTGCAGGCGGTTGACAATGCTGTCGGGTCGGCGAAACCCGGTCAGTGCATTCTCATGCGCGGGAGGCGGCGGGTCGGCAAGTCCAGCCTCGTCGAGGAGTTCCTCCGGCGCACCGAGGCGCCGTACCTCTTCTTCACCGCGGCGGGCGGCACGGCGGAGGACGAGCTGACGGAGTTGCTCGACGCCGTGGCCAGGTCCACTCTGCCGGAGCGGGAACTGTTCTCGGAGGAGACCCCTGAGCAGTGGAACGCCGCCTTCAGGCTCCTTGCGGAGATCCTGCCCGACGACAGACCGAGCGTGGTCGTCATCGATGAGGTTCCGTATCTCATGGACCGCATCGACGCCTTCGAAGGCATGCTCCAACGGGCGTGGGACCGCCTGCTCTGCCGCAAACCCGTACTGCTCCTCCTGGTCGGATCCGACCTGTCGATGATGAAAGCGCTGAACAGTTACGACCGCCCCTTCCATCAGCGCGGCCGGGAGATGGTCGTGGGGCCACTGAACCCGGCCGACATCGGCGAAATGCTCAATCTGTCTCCGGCGGTCGCCTTCGACGCCGCCCTGATCACCGGCGGTCTTCCCCTGATCTGCGCCGAGTGGCGGGCCGGAGCGGATGTCTGGGAGTTTCTCCGCGACTCGCTGGACAACCCGATCTCGGCGCTGCTGGTCTCCGCCGAGCGCTCACTGGTGGCGGAGTTTCCACCACAGGCGATGAGCAGGGAGGTCCTGCGGGCCATCGGATCCGGGGAGCGAACCTTCACCAACATCGCGCGCGCGGCCGGCGGCATCGCCCACACCACTCTCACCCGGGCCACTGAGGTCCTGACCGGGAAACGGGTCGTGGCCGCAGAGCTGCCACTCTCACTGCGGCCGTCGAAGGAGCGCCGCTACCGCGTGGCCGACCCCTACCTGCGGTTCTGGCTCGCGTTTCTGGATCCGCACATGGCGGAGATCGAGCGGATGCGGGGAGATCTCACACTGAGCCGGATCAAGGAGCAGTGGACGAGCTGGCGTGGCCGCGCGATCGAGCCCCTGGTCCGGGAATCCCTCGCCCGTCTCCTGCCGGACGGGCTCCTGCCCGCTGCCCCGGCGATCGGCGGGTACTGGACCCGTAGCAACGACGTCGAAATCGACTTGGTGGGCGCCGACCGACAGCCGGTGGCCAAGCAGTTGCTCTTTCTCGGCTCTGTGAAGTGGCTGGAGAACGCCGCGTTCGACAGCCACGACCTGGCCGCGCTGCAGAAGCACCGGGCGGCGATCACCGACGAGCCGGTACCGCTTGTGGCGGTCTCGCGCAGCGGGGTCGGTTGTTCCGGCCTCCAGGCGGTGTACGGCCCCGAGGAACTGCTCAGCGCTTGGCGCAGAGTGTGAGCAGGAACTGAACCCCCTGGTTGCAGTTCTGGTTGCATTCACTGCCGTTCAGCACCGTTCACCGCCTGCCCTCAGCCGCATTCCGTCGCAGGTCAGGACACCGATGACCAACCCCGAAACCCCGGACGAACATGTGGAAAGCGTGTTGGGGGCAACCCCTCACGAGTTCGAATCTCGTATCCTCCGCCAGTGCCTCACCGGGCACGATGTCGAAGGGCCCCACCGTTCGCGGTGGGGCCCTTCGTCGTGTTCGGCCCTCGCAGTTTTGGTTGCGTTCACTTCAACCCAGGGGGACATTTCGGCGAACGGGTGGTCGGACTCTTCCACTGTTGCCGGCTCGGGTCGTGGGACCGGGCCCGCGGCGGGGAGGTGTCCCGGACTCTGTCTTCGTACGGCATCCGCGGATCATGGAGCTGCGCCATCCTTGACCTTGGCGCCGAAGCGGCTACGGCCCGCCTGTCACGTTCCCTGTCTGTCGAGGTGCACCCTCATGAAGTCCCGATCGACGCTTGCGGCCTGGCTGAGCGAACTCGACGGTCCCCGCCTGGCACGCGTACTCGCCATGCGGAAGGACGCAGCCTCCTCCCCGGAACCACGCTCGGTGGGGGAACTGGCGGACCGTCTCCAACGTCCGGGGTCCGTGGCACTCGTCCTGCCGCAACTCACGCTGCCGTGCTTGCAGGCCGCCGAGGCGCTGGCAGCCCTGGGAGCACGAGCGACCCGGGACAGCCTCGCGGAGCTGCTCGGCTCGACATCCCCTGCGGCGGCACACGCGCTGGACGCGACCCTGGAGGCGCTGTCGGATCGGGCGCTCGTGTGGCACGACGGCAACGAGGCACTCCGCACCCCTACGTCCTTGCGGCAGGCGTGGAGCACGCCTCTGGGACTTGACGCCCCGCTGCAAGAGCTGCTGGCCGGCACCACCTCGGAGGAACTGCGCGGCATGCTGGCGGCCCTGGGCATCAAGCCACCCGGCACCAAGCGGCAGCGGCTCGCGGCTCTGGTGGAGCATCACCGTGACGCGGAACGGGTCGCCGCGTCGGTGGCGGGGGCACCGGCAGCCACACGGAAGTTGCTTGAGCGGAGCGCCAGGTCCACGCCGGGTCAGTCACTGTCCGTCGTGTTCGGGGCGCCTGGCCGCGACTTCCGGCCAGGCGCGCGATGGGCACTCGACCGCGGGCTTCTGCTCCAGGACCGTCACCGGTACGGGCCCGTCCGGATGCCGGTCGAGGTGGCCCTGGCTCTGAGGGGCCCCGATTGGCACGCTCCGTTCGAACCTCTGCCGCCCGTCCCGCAGTCGGTGCCCATCACCTGCTCGGAGGTGGAGCGGGAGGCCGCGGCGGCCGCCACCGCGTTCGCGGCCCATGCCGCCTCCGTCCTTTCGGCATGCGCGGCCGCTCCACCGACCCGGCTGAAGTCGGGCGGGATCGGCGCGCGTGAACTGGCCAGGCTCGGCAAGGCCGCCCAAGCGGACGACGCCGTCGTACGCATCGCCCTGGAGACCGCGTACGCCGCCGGACTGCTGGCCCGCGACGGCGATCGCGTAGCTCCCACCCGGGCGTACGACGCCTGGGCCGAGCAGGAGCCCGCAGAGCAACTCACCGTACTTCTCCGGGCTTGGCGGGACCTGCCGCTCACCCCCACCCGGGCGCGCGACGAAGACGACAAGGCGCTTCCCGCGCTCGCCGGTGCGCCTGCCTGCGGCGGCTGTCTGCAGGCCCGCCACGGGCTGCTCTCCGCGGCAGCGGGGCTCCCGGCAGGACAGGGGGTGAAGGTCGTTTCGGAGCTGGGGCCGCTCGTGGCCTGGCACCGTCCGCTCGCCGACGACGCCTCGCCCCAGGACACGGCACCGTTCAGCACCGTGATCCGCGAAGGCGAACTGCTCGGCGTGCTGGCACGGGGTGCGCTGTCCCCGCTCGGCGCCCACCTGGCGGCCCACGCCGACGAAGAGCTCGACATCACGGCCCGGCGGCTGTTGCCCCCCGCGACCACGACGGCCCGGATCGGAGCCGACCTCACCGCCGTCGTCACCGGCACCCCGTCCGCGCGACTCGCCGCGCTGCTGGATTCGACGGCCGACCGGGAGACCAGCGGCACGGCCTCAGTATGGCGCTTCAGCGCCGGCAGTATCCGCCGGGCCCTGGACGCCGGCCGCACCCCGGACGACATCACAGCCGACCTGGCGGCCGGCTCCGCCACGGCCCTGCCACAGCCGCTGACCTTTCTCATCGCCGACACCGCACGAGGTCACGGACGGGTGCGCATCGCCCCCGCGGCCTGTGTCATCCACGGCGACGAACCCGCGCTCCTGGCCGAGCTCGCCGCCCACCGCGCACTGTCCAAGCTCGCCCTGCGGCAGCTCGCCCCGACGGTCCTGGTCAGCGGCAGCCCACCCGCGACGACTCTCGCCGCGCTCCGTGCCGCGGGCTACGCCCCGGTCGCCGAGACCGCCGGGGGAACGGTACGCATCGAGAAGCGCCTGCCGCAGCGGGCCCCCGCTGCCGTCCCGCCCCCTCGAAGGAACGTCGGGCGGCGCGGCCCCGGGACCACCGCGATCCGCGCCTCGGGCATGCCCGCCGAGGCCGGGATGGACGTCCTGGCCGACCGGCTGCTCAAGGCCCCGCCGACCGCACCGGAACCCGACCCGTTCGGCAGCGGGGTGCCTTTCGCGACGGACACCGAGGAGATCGTCGCCGGATACGCGAAGCACCTGTCGTACAGCGACGTCCGCCAGGTAGCCCATGCCATCGACACCGGTGCGGCCATCACCGTCGAGTACATCGCCACCTCGGGAAGCCGGACCGTGCGCACCCTCAGCGACCTGGAACTCGACCCGCCCTACCTCGACGCCTGGTGCCACCTGCGCGAAGCGCAACGTGTCTTCACTCTCTCCCGCATCCACGGCGTGATGCCCGCGTAGGACTCGGCGGCCACGGCCGGGCGCCCGCCCACATTCGATATCAGGGAGGCACTCATGAGTCGGACGGTTATCGACCTGGACGACGACCTGGTCGCGGACGTGGCGAAAGCCCTCGGGACGAGCACCGAGAAGGAGACTGTCGACACGGCCCTTCGCGAGGCGCTGGAGAGTCGGCGTCGCGCCCTGGTTCTCGCCCGGCTGTGGGCCGTGGCGGGCGACGGCGCATTCGATCTGGA encodes:
- the purD gene encoding phosphoribosylamine--glycine ligase is translated as MNVLVIGSGAREHALCRSLSLDPAVTALHCAPGNAGIAEVAELHRVDALDGAAVRALAVELGAELVVVGPEAPLVAGVADAVREAGIPVFGPSKEAAQLEGSKAFAKDVMAAAGVPTARSYVCTTPEEAAEALDAFGAPYVVKDDGLAAGKGVVVTDDLEAAAAHAAACDRVVIEEFLDGPEVSLFAITDGVTVVPLQPAQDFKRALDGDEGPNTGGMGAYSPLPWADPKLVEEVMETVLQPTVDELRRRGTPFSGLLYAGLAITGRGVRVIEFNARFGDPETQVVLARLRTPLSGVLAAAATGELADLPPLRWSEEAAVTVVIASHNYPGDPRTGDPITGLADVAAEDAPHAYVLHAGTRRDGGDVVSAGGRVLSVTATGAGLTEARDRAYRAVARIGLDGSQYRTDIAAKAAAEA
- a CDS encoding DNA polymerase III subunit gamma and tau — encoded protein: MSSLALYRRYRPESFAEVIGQEHVTDPLQQALRNNRVNHAYLFSGPRGCGKTTSARILARCLNCEQGPTPTPCGECESCKDLARNGPGSIDVIEIDAASHGGVDDARDLREKAFFGPARSRYKIYIIDEAHMVTSAGFNALLKVVEEPPEHLKFIFATTEPEKVIGTIRSRTHHYPFRLVPPGTLREYLGEVCRQEGIPVDEAVLPLVVRSGAGSVRDSMSVMDQLLAGASDAGVTYAMATSLLGYTEGSLLDSVVEAFATGDGAAAFEVVDRIIEGGNDPRRFVADLLERLRDLVILAAVPDAAEKGLIDAPADVIERMQAQAGVFGAAELSRAADLVNEGLTEMRGATSPRLQLELICARVMLPAAYGDERSVMARLDRIERGVNFSAGGAVSGQPAQAAPAMPAMGYVPGPQAHGGAAMADGASIPPGGGAAAARAAVRGQGPGQAPGQGPGQGAAPSPVGPAVTPAPDQPAAASHAPPPAHPSAPAAAPAPAPAPAVQAAAPADVAPAQPAPGAWPTATAAGGGRRPGGWPTATPAGGGGRPPAGPAPAPQPGPPASAPAAAPAPSSPAAAPAPAGYAPPSGGPDPRMLWPNILEAVKNRRRFTWILLSQNAHVAGFDGTTLQIGFVNAGARDNFASSGSEDVLRQALAEQFNVQWKIDAVVDPSGGSGPSPSGGFGGGGGGFGAGAPGGAGTTGGPGGYGGGPGGSASSGGGYGGHGDAGAAGPSASSSYSSPQASGPAGSGPDRHRPAPASPQSPAHGGSAGSASGPSRPPAPDPVAPEDDTAEDDDPDLNESALSGYELIVRELGATVVEEFTNE
- a CDS encoding ATP-binding protein translates to MHRFIGRGRELNALGNALQAVDNAVGSAKPGQCILMRGRRRVGKSSLVEEFLRRTEAPYLFFTAAGGTAEDELTELLDAVARSTLPERELFSEETPEQWNAAFRLLAEILPDDRPSVVVIDEVPYLMDRIDAFEGMLQRAWDRLLCRKPVLLLLVGSDLSMMKALNSYDRPFHQRGREMVVGPLNPADIGEMLNLSPAVAFDAALITGGLPLICAEWRAGADVWEFLRDSLDNPISALLVSAERSLVAEFPPQAMSREVLRAIGSGERTFTNIARAAGGIAHTTLTRATEVLTGKRVVAAELPLSLRPSKERRYRVADPYLRFWLAFLDPHMAEIERMRGDLTLSRIKEQWTSWRGRAIEPLVRESLARLLPDGLLPAAPAIGGYWTRSNDVEIDLVGADRQPVAKQLLFLGSVKWLENAAFDSHDLAALQKHRAAITDEPVPLVAVSRSGVGCSGLQAVYGPEELLSAWRRV
- a CDS encoding helicase-associated domain-containing protein, translated to MKSRSTLAAWLSELDGPRLARVLAMRKDAASSPEPRSVGELADRLQRPGSVALVLPQLTLPCLQAAEALAALGARATRDSLAELLGSTSPAAAHALDATLEALSDRALVWHDGNEALRTPTSLRQAWSTPLGLDAPLQELLAGTTSEELRGMLAALGIKPPGTKRQRLAALVEHHRDAERVAASVAGAPAATRKLLERSARSTPGQSLSVVFGAPGRDFRPGARWALDRGLLLQDRHRYGPVRMPVEVALALRGPDWHAPFEPLPPVPQSVPITCSEVEREAAAAATAFAAHAASVLSACAAAPPTRLKSGGIGARELARLGKAAQADDAVVRIALETAYAAGLLARDGDRVAPTRAYDAWAEQEPAEQLTVLLRAWRDLPLTPTRARDEDDKALPALAGAPACGGCLQARHGLLSAAAGLPAGQGVKVVSELGPLVAWHRPLADDASPQDTAPFSTVIREGELLGVLARGALSPLGAHLAAHADEELDITARRLLPPATTTARIGADLTAVVTGTPSARLAALLDSTADRETSGTASVWRFSAGSIRRALDAGRTPDDITADLAAGSATALPQPLTFLIADTARGHGRVRIAPAACVIHGDEPALLAELAAHRALSKLALRQLAPTVLVSGSPPATTLAALRAAGYAPVAETAGGTVRIEKRLPQRAPAAVPPPRRNVGRRGPGTTAIRASGMPAEAGMDVLADRLLKAPPTAPEPDPFGSGVPFATDTEEIVAGYAKHLSYSDVRQVAHAIDTGAAITVEYIATSGSRTVRTLSDLELDPPYLDAWCHLREAQRVFTLSRIHGVMPA
- a CDS encoding type II toxin-antitoxin system VapB family antitoxin; the encoded protein is MSRTVIDLDDDLVADVAKALGTSTEKETVDTALREALESRRRALVLARLWAVAGDGAFDLELFENKGHCRR